The Lonchura striata isolate bLonStr1 chromosome 5, bLonStr1.mat, whole genome shotgun sequence genome window below encodes:
- the SMO gene encoding protein smoothened, giving the protein MPKCEDGQVELPSQTLCQATRAPCTIVERERGWPDFLKCTTDRFPEGCPNEVQNIKFNSSGQCEAPLVRTDNPKSWYEDVEGCGIQCQNPLFTEKEHREMHVYIAAFSSVTIFCTFFTLATFVADWRNSNRYPAVILFYVNACFFVGSIGWLAQFMDGARDEIVCRADGTMRLGEPTSNETLSCVIIFVIVYYSLMSGVIWFVMLTYAWHTSFKALGTTYQPLLGKTSYFHLITWSIPFVLTVAILAVAQVDGDSVSGICFVGYKNYRYRAGFVLAPIGLVLILGGYFLIRGVMTLFSIKSNHPGLLSEKAASKINETMLRLGIFGFLAFGFVFITFGCHFYDFFNQAEWERSFREYVLCEANVTIATQTNKPIPDCEIKNRPSLLVEKINLFAMFGTGVSMSTWVWTKATLLIWKRTWCRLTGQSDDQPKRIKKSKMIAKAFSKRKELLRDPGQELSFSMHTVSHDGPVAGLAFNINEPSADVSSAWAQHVTKMVARRGAILPQDISVTPVATPVPPEERANLWVVEADVSPELQKRSGRKKKRRKKKKKEVTPDPERCPGLSAIPSSVPRLPRLPPQPCLVAFAPDVLPGVQPDATFPGVPWDGRGAGVLRVVSSPFCPESPGPSAGRWHHNGGPLWPPQPGSLPRPGAARTQGGRAALAPIHSRTNLVDAELLEPDSDF; this is encoded by the exons ATGCCCAAGTGTGAGGATGGGCAGGTGGAGCTGCCCAGCCAGACCCTGTGCCAGGCCACCCGGGCACCCTGCACCATCGTGGAGCGCGAGCGCGGCTGGCCCGACTTCCTCAAGTGCACCACCGACCGCTTCCCCGAGGGCTGCCCG AACGAGGTGCAGAACATCAAGTTCAACAGCTCGGGGCAGTGCGAGGCGCCGCTGGTGAGGACAGACAACCCCAAGAGCTGGTACGAGGACGTGGAGGGCTGCGGCATCCAGTGCCAGAACCCGCTGTTCACCGAGAAGGAGCACCGCGAGATGCACGTCTACATCGCCGCCTTCAGCTCCGTCACCATCTTCTGCACCTTCTTCACCCTG GCCACGTTTGTCGCCGACTGGAGGAACTCCAACCGCTACCCCGCCGTCATCCTGTTCTACGTCAACGCCTGCTTCTTCGTGGGCAGCATTGGCTGGCTGGCACAGTTCATGGACGGCGCCCGCGACGAGATCGTGTGCCGGGCCGACGGCACCATGCGGCTGGGCGAGCCCAC CTCCAACGAGACGCTGTCCTGCGTCATCATCTTTGTCATCGTGTACTACTCGCTGATGTCGGGCGTCATCTGGTTTGTCATGCTCACCTACGCCTGGCACACCTCCTTCAAGGCCCTGGGCACCACCTACCAGCCGCTGCTGGGCAAGACCTCCTACTTCCACCTCATCACCTGGTCCATCCCCTTCGTGCTCACCGTGGCCATCCTGGCTGTGGCGCAG GTGGACGGTGACTCTGTCAGTGGCATCTGCTTCGTGGGCTACAAGAACTACCGCTACCGCGCCGGCTTCGTGCTGGCCCCCATCGGGCTCGTGCTCATCTTGGGGGGCTATTTCCTCATCCGGG GGGTCATGACGCTCTTCTCCATCAAGAGCAACCACCCCGGGCTGCTGAGCGAGAAGGCGGCCAGCAAGATCAACGAGACCATGCTGCGCCTGG GCATTTTTGGCTTCTTGGCGTTCGGCTTCGTCTTCATCACCTTTGGCTGCCACTTCTATGACTTCTTCAACCAGGCCGAGTGGGAGCGCAGCTTCCGGGAATACGTCCT GTGTGAGGCCAACGTGACCATCGCCACGCAGACCAACAAGCCCATCCCGGACTGCGAGATCAAGAACAGGCCGAGCCTCCTGGTGGAGAAGATCAACCTCTTCGCCATGTTCGGCACCGGCGTCTCCATGAGCACCTGGGTCTGGACCAAGGCCACCCTGCTCATCTGGAAGCGCACCTGGTGCAG GCTGACGGGGCAGAGCGATGACCAGCCCAAGAGGATCAAGAAGAGCAAGATGATCGCCAAGGCCTTCTCCAAGCGCAAGGAGCTGCTGCGCGACCCGGGCCAGGAGCTGTCCTTCAGCATGCACACCGTGTCCCACGACGGCCCCGTGG CCGGCTTGGCGTTCAACATCAACGAGCCGTCGGCCGACGTGTCCTCGGCGTGGGCCCAGCACGTCACCAAGATGGTGGCCAGGAGAGGGGCCATCCTGCCCCAGGACATCTCCGTGACACCCGTGGCAACACCTG tgccaccagagGAGAGGGCCAACCTGTGGGTGGTGGAGGCCGACGTGTCGCCGGAGCTGCAGAAGCGCAGCGGCCGCAAGAAGAAgcggaggaagaagaagaagaaggaggtgACCCCAGACCCCGAGCGCTGCCCGGGGCTCTCCGCCATCCCCAGCAGCGTCCCTCGCCTGCCCCGCctgcccccccagccctgcctggtggCTTTTGCCCCCGATGTCCTGCCGGGCGTCCAGCCCGATGCCACCTTCCCCGGGGTGCCGTGGGacgggcgcggggccggcgtGCTGCGCGTGGTCAGCAGCCCCTTCTGCCCCGAGAGCCCCGGCCCCAGCGCCGGGCGCTGGCACCACAACGGGGGCCCCCTGTGGCccccccagcccggctccctgccccgccCCGGGGCAGCCAGGACTCAGGGCGGCCGGGCAGCGCTGGCCCCCATCCACTCTCGGACCAACCTGGTGGACGCCGAGCTGCTGGAGCCCGACTCGGACTTCTGA
- the TSPAN33 gene encoding tetraspanin-33, which produces MERRAPVPAGPLGDDFSFVSPVAKYLLFFFNLLFWVISMVMVAVGVYARLLKHAEAAMACLAVDPAILLIIVGILTFLITFCGCVGSLRENICLLQTFSICLTIIFLLQLAAGALAFVFSDEARGKVSEIINGAIVHYRDDLDLQNLIDFGQKEFSCCGGVSYKDWSQNMYFNCTATNPSRERCSVPFSCCLHDADQAVINTMCGHGMQARGYLEASAFIHTNGCIDKLVNWTHSNLFLLGGITLGLALPQLVGIVLARLLINQIRDQIKLQLYNQQHRADPWS; this is translated from the exons aTGGAGAGGCGAGCGCCGGTCCCCGCCGGGCCCCTCGGGGACGATTTCTCCTTCGTCAGCCCGGTGGCCAAGTACCTGCTCTTCTTTTTCAACCTGCTCTTCTGG GTGATCTCCATGGTGATGGTGGCCGTGGGGGTGTACGCCCGGCTGCTGAAGCACGCAG AGGCGGCCATGGCGTGCCTGGCGGTGGACCCTGCCATCCTCCTCATCATAGTGGGCATCCTCACCTTCCTCATCACCTTCTGCGGCTGCGTCGGCTCCCTGCGGGAGAACATCTGCCTGCTGCAGACG TTCTCCATCTGCCTGACCATCatcttcctcctgcagctggcgGCCGGCGCGCTGGCCTTTGTGTTCTCTGATGAG GCCCGCGGGAAGGTCAGCGAGATCATCAACGGGGCCATCGTGCATTACCGGGATGACCTGGACCTGCAGAACCTCATCGATTTTGGGCAGAAGGAG TTCAGCTGCTGTGGGGGTGTCTCCTACAAGGACTGGTCCCAGAACATGTACTTCAACTGCACGGCCACCAACCCCAGCCGCGAGCGCTGCTCCGtgcccttctcctgctgcctgcacgACGCCGACCAG GCTGTCATCAACACCATGTGTGGCCACGGGATGCAGGCCAGGGGCTACCTGGAGGCCAGTGCCTTCATCCACACCAACGGCTGCATCGACAAGCTGGTCAACTGGACCCACAGCAACCTCTTCCTGCTGGGGGGCATCACCctggggctggccctgccccag ctggtgGGCATCGTCCTGGCGCGGCTCCTCATCAACCAGATCCGAGACCAGATCAAGCTGCAGCTCTACAACCAGCAGCACCGGGCAGACCCCTGGTCCTGA
- the LOC116184386 gene encoding acrosin-like codes for MAREGPRGYPAPTSGESKGGYGAEDWAAMALLGLLLLLALAGPVWATWDTCRGTCGLRPLAFDHSSLVGDYDPKDGDYKPLAPSDGGALVVDGPGVPSGTWPGVVSVQATLENGTWHMCSGALIHPQWVLTVAQCFFGAGDTSEWEVVIGATDLARPGPEAEQRRIERVVMHEDYDADSESNNIALLKLEQPVECSDYIQLGCVPDSALAVPELRTCYIAGWRAAPDSAPGPRLVLQEAKVRLMDVQLCNSSRWYGGAVQPQDLCAGYPRGGIDTCQGDIGGPLVCKDNGGDYFWLVGLASWGKGCAGEKRPGVFTSTQHFHTWIQVQMGMVPPDTEAPPPKPEPPTPTIEEEPEEPEEELEPEPEPEPESGPHPVPIPVPIPEPEPIPEPEPEDDEDEEEPEPETFITISFPKSILLRLFTNLLEFLEFLRDKLD; via the exons ATGGCGAGGGAGGGACCCCGGGGGTACCCAGCCCCCACATCCGGTGAGAGCAAGGGGGGTTACGGGGCTGAGGACTGGGCAG CGATGGctttgctggggctgctcctcctgctggccctggccgGGCCCGTGTGGGCCACCTGGGACACCTGCAG AGGCACCTGCGGGCTCCGGCCCTTGGCCTTCGACCACAGCTCGCTGGTTGGGGACTACGACCCCAAAGATGGGGACTACAAACCTTTGGCACCTTCCGATGGCGGCGCCCTCGTCGTGGAtggccccggtgtcccctcagGGACCTGGCCCGGCGTGGTCAGCGTCCAGGCCACCCTGGAGAACGGCACGTGGCACATGTGCTCGGGGGCACTCATCCACCCCCAGTGGGTGCTCACGGTGGCACAATGCTTCTTCGGGGCTgg ggacacctccGAGTGGGAGGTGGTGATCGGGGCCACGGACCTGGCTCGGCCGGGCCCCGAGGCCGAGCAGCGCCGCATCGAGAGGGTCGTGATGCACGAGGACTACGACGCCGACTCGGAGAGCAACAACATCGCTCTGCTGAAGCTGGAGCAGCCCGTGGAGTGCAGCGACTACATCCAGCTGGGCTGCGTGCCCGACAGcgccctggcagtgcccgagCTGAGAACGTGCTACATCGCGGGCTGGAGAGCCGCCCCGGACAGCG cccccggcccgcgcctggtgctgcaggaggcCAAGGTGCGGCTGATGGACGTGCAGCTGTGCAACAGCAGCCGCTGGTACGGGGGGGCCGTGCAGCCCCAGGACCTGTGCGCGGGGTACCCGCGGGGCGGCATCGACACCTGCCAG GGGGACATCGGGGGTCCCCTGGTGTGCAAGGACAACGGCGGTGACTACTTCTGGCTGGTGGGACTGGCCAGCTGGGGCAAGGGCTGCGCTGGAGAGAAACGGCCCGGGGTGTTCACCTCCACCCAGCACTTCCACACCTGGATCCAGGTGCAGATGGGAATGGTGCCGCCGGATACGGAGGCTCCACCGCCCAAGCCGGAGCCACCCACCCCCACCATTGAGGAAGAGCCAGAGGAACCCGAAGAAGAACTGGAACCAGAGCCTGAGCCAGAACCAGAATCAGGACCCCATCCGGTACCGATACCGGTACCGATACCAGAACCGGAACCCATACCAGAACCAGAGCcagaagatgatgaagatgaagaagaaCCAGAACCGGAGACGTTTATAACAATTTCATTCCCCAAATCCATCCTGCTGAGGTTATTCACGAATCTGCTGGAGTTCCTGGAGTTCCTGCGGGACAAACTGGATTGA